The DNA window AGAAAAACAGCATGCGCTGACAAACGATATAAACGACGCTTCAGGTGAATCAGATTGAATCAAAAAGGTGATTTGGCTCTAAAATAGTCTGTTTATTGTGTTATGAATCACTTTTATTCATCTTTAAAGCGCGGTCAGGGCGAAAATTTTCTTACAATCGACGCTGAAAAGCGAAGGAGCAAGAAATGGACACGCTAAAAGATTTGGGCAACCGGCTGCTTAACGGCTGGCAGCTGTCGAAACTGTACACCTTTGAGGTTGCCGCGCGGCATGAGTCGTTTGCCCTGGCGGCGGAAGAGCTATCGCTGACGCCGAGCGCGGTTAGCCACCGCATAAACCAGTTGGAAGAGGAACTGGGAATTCAGCTTTTCGTACGCTCGCATCGCAAGGTGGAACTGACGCATGAAGGCAAGCGGGTGTTTTGGGCGCTGAAATCCTCGCTGGACAGCCTCAACCAGGAGATTCTGGATATTAAAAACCAGGAGCTGTCGGGGACGTTAACGGTTTATTCGCGCCCGTCCATCGCCCAGTGCTGGCTGGTTCCGGCGCTGGGCGATTTTACCCGTCGCTACCCGTCGATCTCGCTCACCGTGCTGACCGGCAACGATAACGTCAATATGCAGCGTGCGGGGATCGACCTGGCGATTTACTTTGATGATGCGCCCTCATCGCAGCTCAGCCATCATTTTCTGATGGATGAGTCCATCGTGCCGGTTTGTACGGCGGATTACGCACGCCAGCATCAGCTTCAGCAGAATCCCGATAATCTTCGTCACTGTACGCTATTGCATGACCGCCAGGCCTGGAGCAACGATTCCGGTACCGATGAGTGGTTTAGCTGGGCTCAGCAGTTTGGTATTGATTTGCCGCAATCGTCGGGGATTGGCTTCGATCGTTCCGATTTAGCGGTGATTGCGGCGATGAACCACGTTGGTGTGGCAATGGGGCGTAAACGGCTAGTGCAAAAGCGCCTCGATAACGGGGAGCTGATCGCGCCGTTCGGCGACATGATGCTGAAATGTCACCAGCACTATTACGTGACGACCCTGCCGGGCCGTCAGTGGCCGAAAATCGAAGCGTTTATCAACTGGTTGCAGAGCCAGGTGCAATTATGATGACCGGATTGTTTTGAGCCCAGACAGGCGCTGACCGGGCTACGGATTCACAGCCGTCTGCGATCGGGTAGACCGGACAGATGCGCAGCACCGTCCCCGGGAAAAGAGCTGGCTTATAATACCTTCGATAAATAATGGCGCTCCATACCCACATGCGGAAAATCCGGCAGCGACATCTGCAGCTGATAACCCAACTTCTGATAAAACGGCAGCGCCTGAAAGCTGAACGTATCTACCAGCATATGGCTGCATCCGCGCTCCCGCGCCTGGTTTTCCGCTTCCTGCATCAGCTCGCTGCCCAACCCGCTGCCGCGCGAGGCTTCGCTGACCCACAGATATTCAATACACAACCAGCTGCCCTTGCGTTTGGCTATAAGCCCCCCGCGCATCGCGCCAGCATCATTGCGTGAATATACCCCCAGCTCACCAAACTGCGCCGGGTCCAGAAAACGTAAATTGTATTCCCGCAGCCCCTTCAGTAGCTCCTCCTGGTCGGCGGGATTAATGCTATCTGTTATTATTAATGCCATTAATTATCTCCATTTTTTATTTTTCACAGACCATTCACCACTCTACTTTCACAAAATATTCTTATTTTCTCCATTATTTCCTGACTAAATTTCACTCACTAAATTTTGTGTAAAAAACCTTCCCATCATTCGGCACAGACGTATAATGGGAAAAAATGAGAACGATCATTCTCATCATCGTAAACCATGGAGAACCCCATGAGTCATGCCCCTGTGACAGGTATAATCGCTCGGGTCGGAGTCTGTAACCGCCGTCTGACACCGTCATCGCCGTCCGGGGAACTCTCGAAAAAACCGCTTAATCAATAGCGGTACTCGCAGAGTTATTTACTGCAAACAGGAATATTGATTTCCCATTTTGTTATTTGTGCTTGCCCGGAGATGCATCATCGCCCGGCCCATCACCCCGCCAGTAAATTTGCGGGGCGGACGTCGTTCATCCTGAGAAAATATAATGAAATACACCATAGCCCCCATCGCAGCAGCATTATTTCTCCTTAGCGGGTGCGATAATGCGCAAAATGCCTCCCCGCAGCAGATGACCCCGGAAGTCGGCGTCGTCACCCTGCAAGGCCAGCCCGTTCCGGTGGTGAGCAGCCTGACGGGCCGCACCACCGCCTCACTAAGCGCCGAAGTGCGCCCGCAGGTCGGCGGTATCGTACAAAAACGCCTGTTTACCGAGGGCGATATGGTCAAAGCCGGACAAGCGCTGTACCAAATCGATCCGTCCAGCTATCGGGCAACGTTCAACGAAGCCGCCGCGTCGCTGAAACAGGCTCAGGCGCTGGTTACCGCCGATTGCCAAAAAGCCCAGCGCTACGCGGTGCTGGTCAAAGATAACGGTGTCTCCCGCCAGGACGCAGATGACGCGCTGTCGACCTGTAATCAGGATAAAGCCAGCGTCGAGTCGAAAAAAGCGGCACTGGAGAGCGCACGTATCAACCTGAACTGGACTACCGTTACTGCGCCAATTGCCGGGCGCATCGGTATCTCCTCCGTGACGCCGGGCGCGCTGGTTTCCGCCGATCAGGATACCGCGCTGGCGACGATCCGCGGCCTGGACACTATGTACGTCGATCTCACCCGATCCAGCGTCGATCTGCTGCGCTTGCGTAAGCAAAGCCTGACGAGCAGCAGCGATACCCTTAACGTCACACTGACCCTTGAAGATGGCAGTACCTACAGCGAAAAAGGTCGTCTGGCGTTGACCGAAGTGGCGGTGGATGAATCAACCGGCTCGGTCACGCTGCGCGCGGTCTTCCCTAATCCGCAGCACGTGCTGCTGCCGGGAATGTTCGTTCGCGCCCGCGTCGACGAAGGCATTATGGATGATGCAATCCTTGCCCCGCAGCAGGGTATCACCCGCGATGCTAAAGGCGATGCGACCGCGCTGGTGGTCGACGCCAGCAGTAAAGTTGAGCAGCGTAGCGTGGAAACGGGCGACACCTACGGTGACAAATGGCTGATCGTTAACGGACTGAAGAGCGGCGACAAGCTGATTGTTGAAGGCACCAGCAAAGTCGCGCCGGGCCAGCAGGTGAAAGCCGTCGAAGTCAAAAATGACGGAGGCAACGCCTGATGTTCTCCCGCTTCTTCGTGCGACGCCCGGTCTTTGCCTGGGTTATCGCCATTCTGATTATGCTCGCCGGGATTCTGGCAATCCGCACTCTACCGGTCGCCCAGTATCCTGACGTCGCGCCGCCGGCGGTAAAAATCTCCGCCACCTATACCGGGGCCTCTGCGGAAACCCTGGAAAACAGCGTCACCCAGGTTATCGAACAGCAGCTTACCGGGCTGGATAACCTGCTCTATTTTACCTCCACCAGCAGCTCCGATGGCTCGGTCAGCATCACCGTGACGTTTGAGCAGGGTACCGACCCGGATACCGCGCAGGTTCAGGTGCAGAACAAAGTGCAACAGGCGGAATCACGCCTGCCGAGCGAAGTTCAGCAGTCCGGCGTGACGGTAGAAAAATCGCAGAGCAGCTTCCTGCTGATCCTCGCGGTGTACGATAAAAACAATAAAGCCACCAGCTCCGATATCTCCGACTGGCTGGTGAGCAACATGCAGGATCCGCTGGCGCGTATTGAAGGCGTCGGCAGCCTGCAGGTATTTGGCGCGGAATACGCCATGCGTATCTGGATGGACCCGACAAAACTGGCTTCCTATTCGCTGATGCCTTCCGATGTGCAATCGGCGATTGAAGCGCAGAACGTGCAGGTTTCCGCCGGTAAAATCGGTGCGCTGCCCGCTTCTAACGCTCAGCAGTTGACCGCCACCGTGCGCGCCCAGTCGCGCCTGCAAACCGCTGCCCAGTTCAAAGAGATTATCGTCAAGAGTAAGAGCGATGGTTCGGTGGTACGCCTGAGCGATGTCGCCCGCGTCGAAATGGGCAGCGAAGATTACACCGCCTCCGCCAACCTCAACGGCCACCCGGCCGCAGGGATCGCCGTCATGATGGCACCGGGCGCTAACGCCCTGAATACTGCGACGCTGGTGAAAAGTAAGATTGCCGAATTTCAGCGCCAGATGCCGCAGGGCTACGATATCGCCTACCCGAAAGACAGCACCGAGTTCATCAAAATTTCGGTTGAGGACGTGATTCAGACGCTTT is part of the Klebsiella huaxiensis genome and encodes:
- the dsdC gene encoding DNA-binding transcriptional regulator DsdC, producing MDTLKDLGNRLLNGWQLSKLYTFEVAARHESFALAAEELSLTPSAVSHRINQLEEELGIQLFVRSHRKVELTHEGKRVFWALKSSLDSLNQEILDIKNQELSGTLTVYSRPSIAQCWLVPALGDFTRRYPSISLTVLTGNDNVNMQRAGIDLAIYFDDAPSSQLSHHFLMDESIVPVCTADYARQHQLQQNPDNLRHCTLLHDRQAWSNDSGTDEWFSWAQQFGIDLPQSSGIGFDRSDLAVIAAMNHVGVAMGRKRLVQKRLDNGELIAPFGDMMLKCHQHYYVTTLPGRQWPKIEAFINWLQSQVQL
- a CDS encoding efflux RND transporter periplasmic adaptor subunit, translated to MKYTIAPIAAALFLLSGCDNAQNASPQQMTPEVGVVTLQGQPVPVVSSLTGRTTASLSAEVRPQVGGIVQKRLFTEGDMVKAGQALYQIDPSSYRATFNEAAASLKQAQALVTADCQKAQRYAVLVKDNGVSRQDADDALSTCNQDKASVESKKAALESARINLNWTTVTAPIAGRIGISSVTPGALVSADQDTALATIRGLDTMYVDLTRSSVDLLRLRKQSLTSSSDTLNVTLTLEDGSTYSEKGRLALTEVAVDESTGSVTLRAVFPNPQHVLLPGMFVRARVDEGIMDDAILAPQQGITRDAKGDATALVVDASSKVEQRSVETGDTYGDKWLIVNGLKSGDKLIVEGTSKVAPGQQVKAVEVKNDGGNA
- a CDS encoding GNAT family N-acetyltransferase, translated to MALIITDSINPADQEELLKGLREYNLRFLDPAQFGELGVYSRNDAGAMRGGLIAKRKGSWLCIEYLWVSEASRGSGLGSELMQEAENQARERGCSHMLVDTFSFQALPFYQKLGYQLQMSLPDFPHVGMERHYLSKVL